The window ttttttttttttctaatttttaCTACCTTTCTCATCTACATTTCCATTGCTTTTTTTATAGActccatattattttttacatttctttttcttattttaaaaCTACTAGccaattttttatttaactTATTAATTTCTATTTGTTCCCTTTTCACGTTTAACCGTTTCATCAAGCgtctaaaaaaaaaaaaaaaaaaaaaaaaaaaatatatatatatatatatatatatattgacatatatatataaattcattttttatgcgaaataaaatatatatatatatttatatataatacacaTTTTTGTACCTCTTTGCTTTTTTTGACTTGTATTTGCCCTTTTTGACACAGCTAAATCTAAAATCCTTTTGAtaattgttatataaaatatacatatgtatatgcttatatttttcaacATTTTCAATagaatttttatttttgtgtaatatgttatatatatgctcAGGAATAGTTAAAATATATCCTCTTTTActatatatgtaattttgaataaaaaatttgatATCACCTACagttttattaaaatttaaaagtTCATTTAAAAAGCTCATTAATTGATTTTTAGTATTGATAGAAATATTCTTTtctataataaaatgtatatttgAAAACTGTTCATTTtgtgttttatttttatacttattatttgtatgaaataatttttttttttgtatataatataatgcTGCAGATATAAATGTGTGtccatatttttcatatatttgttCGGCTTCCgttatatgtttattatcatcaatAAGCGTACTTTGAATTTCTTGTATTAGGAaattcataaaattatatttcatatattttatggTAGGTAATGTATAGGTTGAAAAATTAACAAGAttgtttaatatattatatgttttatattgtttcttgttataaaataaaatagacTCTTCTATATCataagaattatttatttgttcatcaacttttttataatatatatccaaACCATTGTTATCTATTTCATTGTTATGATCTCCTTTTTGTacattttgattattttcatttacattttttaaattaaatagTGAATGAtttgataatatatctatatatgatgtgatatcatcatcaaatgtataatgtatatataaattaattcGTAGGTCATAACTTTTGTTAATGTTTTTATCATttgttattaatatataatcattagTTGTATTAAATTGATGTACGAGATTTTTTGTACAATTCattttaaatgtattagataaaaatatacaaggtatatatgaattaagatataaatagaatgaatatatatcacttttattataataaattaatattctttttttatttttattattatctagaatattgaataatattaaaaatttcttttcatcatttaaGGGTACATATATACTCATGTGTGTATGAATTTTTGGTTTATACTGCATTAGATTAACACAACGAAACGTATTTACAAgattattatgaataatattatcatttaataaattatattgattcatttttttcttctctatatagatattataatttatactCTTTAAATATTGTACGATATCATTGAATAGCCATTCatcaaatattttatttatcaaTAAAATTTGAAAAAAGCTATCTGtttcttgtttttttttagaattttttaaaatattttttaataaatttgttttttttttcttatatatttcatatatatcatcaACTACAAGGAAACTTATATGATCCAgaaatatttcaaaatcataatcattttttatatgttcaatattcattataatcatattgtataaaaataaatgatttcttatattatcaatattattttcattatttataatatatgtagatatattatcaatttttaattttacaatagtttcatatattaaactTATTTGTTCTTGTGATGAAACTATTAATAATACACAATTTTCTGAATATGgtaattttttcttttcttttctttcttcatgttttaatatgtttaGATCTTTATGTTTAGATGgatttgatatatataataaatcatcTACATTTTGACCTTTATTATCgtttacatatttattatcatatatattatttgatccttgtgtatttattttataaaagctatatataatatatgacATTATACAATCTGAATGTATTAAATTTGTTAacacatttttattacatcttaataattcaattaataaatattggtatgtataaatatagagaatattatttttctttaaacAATTTTGtatgtacatattttttatgtgaCTTACAtccattatatatttgtcATTAATCCTCTgtgttttattttcatcatcattataatttaatttgtttaaaaataagtgtttatcattataagatgtttcaatattattttgatacATAATATTGCTTTTTTCTCCAATATTCTCTTTTAAAcgttttatatttttatttttaaaatttttataattttttattttcccttcatcctttttatatacatgtgtaactttttttcttaaatgctctttttctttattatacCCCTTTATAGATTTATTCGAAAAAATCAGAAACTTCCTTTTAtcacttttattatacttACCACATAATGTCCTcaaattaaaacaaaatgattttattcttagatttaaaatattttgatgCTTATAATTAGGAACAAACCCTTTAAAGAAATTCATGACCTTATGTGTTTTGAAGGGGAAAGGAAATGCgcataaatattttacttCATATCATGATAGTATAGGTgaaccaaaaaaaaaaaaaaaaaaaaNNNNNNNNNNNNNNNNNNNNNNNNNNNNNNNNNNNNNNNNNNNNNNNNNNNNNNNNNNNNNNNNNNNNNNNNNNNNNNNNNNNNNNNNNNNNNNNNNNNNNNNNNNNNNNNNNNNNNNNNNNNNNNNNNNNNNNNNNNNNNNNNNNNNNNNNNNNNNNNNNNNNNNNNNNNNNNNNNNNNNNNNNNNNNNNNNNNNNNNNNNNNNNNNNNNNNNNNNNNNNNNNNNNNNNNNNNNNNNNNNNNNNNNNNNNNNNNNNNNNNNNNNNNNNNNNNNNNNNNNNNNNNNNNNNNNNNNNNNNNNNNNNNNNNNNNNNNNNNNNNNNNNNNNNNNNNNNNNNNNNNNNNNNNNNNNNNNNNNNNNNNNNNNNNNNattattatattgtttttttttttttaatttttttaataaaaacattaatttttttacttttcttttaatttttttttttttttttttttttttttattctaGGTTATTTTACATGAAGAATGAAAgtgaataattataataagcacatatataatatataatatattataattatgtatataacGTTAAACATAAGTAATatttgtacatatataataatatatatgcttTAACACCTCAATTTCTTCTCACCGatcaatttttttcctttttttttttttatgaattttatatgaattagAAGAGTTGATTAGTTAAATGTATAAAGAAtttttaaacaaaaaaaaaaaaaaaaaataataataataataaataaataaataaatatacgtacatatatatatatatatatatatataatatacataccaaaaaaatataatatctataatatttaattttatggttattatttttttcttattttatattttaatatgaGTAATTATAAGAAAGATATGCAACCTGGTATAATGTTTATACATTAAAAAGCAGGAGcttataaaagaataattaaatacacacatattacagtaaaaaaaaaaaaatgcaTTGTAACgtttaaaatatatgtgaacgtattaaaaaatatgaaaattatataacattttaaaatattaaacattttattcacatatatattaatgtaaatatattttttatgtactTGTGTGTTTATTTCATACATTATTAAAagtatttaaaatatatatatatatatatatatatatatttatacatatttatcTTTGTTTAAAAATGTCTGGGATACTAACCAATTTAAATATCGAGAGTGGTTATTTtaatgaagatataaaagaagaatcGAATGAATCAAATTTTATGTACGCCAATATTAGTATGTTAATAAGagcatataaaaaagatagaaataaattaatattactaaataaaaaattaaatcTGATAAAAATCGTAGGACTCGTATTAAAtattgaagaaaaaaaagaatttataatatatacaatagATGATTCTACAGGATGTATCAAAGCTAAATTACTTTTAACATATTCATTAAATAgttataatgaaaaaaaagataatataaaaattaatgatTTAGTACAAATATTTGGTATATGTAATACTGTTAGTTTAAATGAAGACTTAACCATATCCATAAGTtcaattaataaattagattcttttaattatttatgtcatcatcatttattAGTTTTTCATGACTATTTAAGATATCAAGAAGAAGAAAGGAGAAATCCAATCGAGGACAAAAGCAGAAATGACGAAGATGATTTGGAGTCCAcacaaaataatgaaaatgcttattttaatacatttttttattaataccttttatgaacattttgttaaaaaattacatatatatatatatatatatatatatatataataatatatatatgtattttttttttttttttttttttttttttaaattagattatcataattttattatgatatgtcaatataatattttaaaagaaaacgtttattttaatatattatatagattagggtaaaaaaataaataatataatataatataatataatattattttttaaaagaaacTTCTGctttgtttttctttttatgtatattttttaaatttctGTATGTTTTACAATTTGAGGcaaacataaaatattggttatatttttataggATTTTGATTGAATAGTTTAAAGAATAAAGGAGAGgcacacatatatatatatatatatatatatatatatatattatatatataatatataatgtatttaataataaaggaGAAATgcttaaaaaaaatatatataacttatatgagatataaaaatattatatatcttatatatatatatatatatatatttttttttttttttttttcatgaaatatgtatatgttatcttattaatatatatataatattttttaaagaaataaatttttcCAAATAAACATgtataagaatattttatttataaaaataaaatatagtTTTATGGTTTTATGTTTtcctatatataatatatgaagTTATACAATAAGTATACTGaacaaataatacaaatggaatgtaatatataatatatatatatatatatatatatacatatatgttaatCTTTTTATGTTTGTTTTACAAAATTGTAGCATcacaatattataaattatattgatatatttttatgtaagATATACAATAcattttgtattttataatatgtaacTTTACCATGTCAAGAATCTTActtaaagaaaataaagattaaaagaatatcatatcatatatatatatatatatatatatatttatatttatatatatttatttatttatatgttacATTCCATTTTGTTTCATtttggtttttttttttatttaaacatttcatatttagaaaaaaaaatgaaaacaCTAGAAAAAAAGTTAAAGTTACTCAATTTTGATGAATCG of the Plasmodium reichenowi strain SY57 chromosome 11, whole genome shotgun sequence genome contains:
- a CDS encoding hypothetical protein (conserved Plasmodium protein, unknown function), whose translation is MNFFKGFVPNYKHQNILNLRIKSFCFNLRTLCGKYNKSDKRKFLIFSNKSIKGYNKEKEHLRKKVTHVYKKDEGKIKNYKNFKNKNIKRLKENIGEKSNIMYQNNIETSYNDKHLFLNKLNYNDDENKTQRINDKYIMDVSHIKNMYIQNCLKKNNILYIYTYQYLLIELLRCNKNVLTNLIHSDCIMSYIIYSFYKINTQGSNNIYDNKYVNDNKGQNVDDLLYISNPSKHKDLNILKHEERKEKKKLPYSENCVLLIVSSQEQISLIYETIVKLKIDNISTYIINNENNIDNIRNHLFLYNMIIMNIEHIKNDYDFEIFLDHISFLVVDDIYEIYKKKKTNLLKNILKNSKKKQETDSFFQILLINKIFDEWLFNDIVQYLKSINYNIYIEKKKMNQYNLLNDNIIHNNLVNTFRCVNLMQYKPKIHTHMSIYVPLNDEKKFLILFNILDNNKNKKRILIYYNKSDIYSFYLYLNSYIPCIFLSNTFKMNCTKNLVHQFNTTNDYILITNDKNINKSYDLRINLYIHYTFDDDITSYIDILSNHSLFNLKNVNENNQNVQKGDHNNEIDNNGLDIYYKKVDEQINNSYDIEESILFYNKKQYKTYNILNNLVNFSTYTLPTIKYMKYNFMNFLIQEIQSTLIDDNKHITEAEQIYEKYGHTFISAALYYIQKKKLFHTNNKYKNKTQNEQFSNIHFIIEKNISINTKNQLMSFLNELLNFNKTVGDIKFFIQNYIYSKRGYILTIPEHIYNILHKNKNSIENVEKYKHIHMYILYNNYQKDFRFSCVKKGKYKSKKAKRRLMKRLNVKREQIEINKLNKKLASSFKIRKRNVKNNMESIKKAMEM
- a CDS encoding hypothetical protein (conserved Plasmodium protein, unknown function), with protein sequence MSGILTNLNIESGYFNEDIKEESNESNFMYANISMLIRAYKKDRNKLILLNKKLNLIKIVGLVLNIEEKKEFIIYTIDDSTGCIKAKLLLTYSLNSYNEKKDNIKINDLVQIFGICNTVSLNEDLTISISSINKLDSFNYLCHHHLLVFHDYLRYQEEERRNPIEDKSRNDEDDLESTQNNENAYFNTFFY